From the genome of Zalophus californianus isolate mZalCal1 chromosome 6, mZalCal1.pri.v2, whole genome shotgun sequence, one region includes:
- the MPHOSPH10 gene encoding U3 small nucleolar ribonucleoprotein protein MPP10, whose product MAPRVWRRRTLERCLKEVDKATGHPECFLTIQDELASNFTSLTKVLYDFNKILENDRIHGSPLKKLVIDNFDDEQIWQQLELQNEPILQYFQNAVSKTIKDKDISLLPENEEQECEEEGSEVESDGQEALKQDEEEEVADLSGDDPKVDERAKNLSKVDLRKSPVFSDEDSDLDFDISKLEQQSKVQDKVPRKPREKSIVDDKFFKLSEMETFLENMEKEEEQKDDEEEEDIDFFEDVDSDEDEGELLRSQKPKSGKSSRNLKYKDFFDPVESDEELTSVHDDELGSNEDEEEIADEEGEGSISETDEDNDLEESEDSKQHKETSKRVTFALPDDEESEDTNILNVQKDSDEVKSSFEKRQEKMNEKISFLEKELLEKKPWQLQGEVTAQKRPENSLLEETLHFDHAVRMAPVITEETTLQLEDIIKQRIRDQAWDDVVRKERPKEDAYEYKKRLTLDHEKSKLSLAEIYEQEYIKLNQQKTAEEENPEHKEIQKMMDSLFLKLDALSNFHFIPKPPVPEIKVVSNLPAITMEEVAPVSVSDAALLAPEEVKEKNKAGDVKTAAEKTATDKKRERRKKKYQKHMKLKEKEKRRKLLEKNHPDQAEKYTKAVASEKLKQLTKTGKASLLKDEGKDKALKSSQAFFSKLQDQVKMQISDAKKTGKKKKKRQDISVHKLKL is encoded by the exons ATGGCTCCGCGGGTCTGGCGTCGACGGACCTTGGAGCGGTGTCTGAAGGAGGTTGATAAAGCCACTGGCCATCCAGAGTGCTTTCTCAC GATTCAAGATGAATTGGCATCAAACTTCACTTCGTTAACAAAAGtactttatgattttaataaaatattagagaaTGACAGGATCCACGGAAGTCCGTTAAAAAAACTGGTGATAGACAATTTTGATGATGAGCAGATTTGGCAACAACTAGAATTGCAAAATGAACCAATTTTACAGTACTTCCAGAATGCAGTTAGTAAAACCATTAAAGACAAAGACATTAGTCTTCTTCCAGAGAATGAAGAGCAGGAGTGTGAAGAGGAAGGCTCAGAGGTGGAGTCTGATGGCCAGGAGGCCCTCAAacaagatgaggaggaggaagtggcTGACCTGAGTGGTGATGATCCTAAAGTGGATGAGAGAGCTAAAAACTTGAGCAAAGTTGATCTGAGGAAAAGTCCAGTTTTCAGTGATGAGGATTCTGATCTTGATTTTGATATCAGCAAATTGGAGCAACAGAGCAAGGTGCAAGACAAAGTGCCTAGGAAACCAAGAGAGAAGTCCATAGTAGATGATAAATTTTTCAAACTGTCTGAAATGGAGAcctttttagaaaacatggaaaaggaagaagaacaaaaagatgatgaggaagaggaagacattGATTTTTTTGAAGACGTTGATTCTGATGAAGATGAGGGAGAACTGCTTAGAAGTCAAAAACCTAAG TCAGGTAAAAGTTCCAGAAACTTGAAATACAAAGACTTTTTTGATCCAGTTGAAAGTGATGAAGAACTAACAAGTGTTCATGACGATGAACTGGGTTCAaatgaagatgaggaagaaattGCTGAcgaagaaggagaagggagcaTTTCTGAAAC TGATGAAGATAATGACCTTGAAGAGAGTGAAGACAGTAAACAACATAAAGAAACCTCGAAAAGAGTGACCTTTGCTTTGCCAGAtgatgaggaaagtgaggatACAAATATCTTAAATGTACAGAAAGATTCTGATGAAGTTAAATCCTCTTttgaaaaaagacaggaaaag atgaatgaaaaaatttcatttttagaaaaagagttGTTGGAAAAAAAACCTTGGCAGCTTCAAGGGGAAGTGACAGCTCAAAAGCGCCCAGAGAACAGCCTCCTAGAGGAGACTCTGCACTTTGACCACGCAGTCCGCATGG CACCTGTGATCACAGAGGAAACCACCCTTCAACTGGAAGATATCATTAAGCAGAGGATAAGAGATCAG GCTTGGGATGATGTAGTACGTAAAGAAAGACCGAAAGAGGATGCATATGAATATAAAAAACGTTTAACGTTAGACCATGAGAAGAGCAAATTGAGCCTTGCTGAAATTTATGAGCAGGAGTACATCAAACTCAACCAG CAAAAAACGGCAGAAGAAGAAAATCCAGAGcacaaagaaattcagaaaatgatGGATTCCCTCTTCTTAAAATTGGATGCCCTCTCAAACTTTCACTTCATCCCTAAACCA CCTGTTCCAGAGATTAAAGTTGTGTCAAACCTGCCAGCCATAACCATGGAGGAGGTAGCCCCAGTGAGCGTGAGTGACGCAGCTCTCCTGGCCCCGGAGGAAGTCAAG gaaaaaaacaaagccgGAGATGTAAAAACAGCTGCTGAAAAAACAGCTACAGACAAGAAACGAGAacggaggaaaaagaaatatcagaAGCATATGAAactaaaagagaaggaaaagcggAGAAAACTGCTTGAAAAGAACCACCCAGACCAAGCGGAGAAATACACGAAGGCAGTGGCTTCTGAGAAGTTAAAACAGCTGACCAAGACAGGCAAAGCTTCGCTACTAAAG GATGAAGGTAAAGACAAAGCCTTAAAGTCATCTCAAGCATTCTTTTCCAAATTACAAGATCAAGTAAAAATGCAAATCAGCGAtgcaaagaaaacaggaaagaaaaagaagaaaagacaggatATTTCTGTTCACAAATTAAAGCtgtaa